The Pseudomonas baetica genome includes a region encoding these proteins:
- a CDS encoding alpha/beta fold hydrolase, whose protein sequence is MHKAFLSIAAMLAALLFAAPSFSAPRCDVNVPTEHVDLQQVSIAYQSIGRASDPALLLVMGLGGQLIHWPDEVVVALCQQGFRVIRYDNRDVGLSTWRQAPVEANLTFEVLRYKLGLPVSAPYSLTDMADDALGLMSALHVEQFHVLGASMGGMIAQHMAAMAPQRVESLTLIMTTSGAEGLPAPSAALVQLLSRRGAPNRQVALEQQADLLAALGSPAVSDDRQALLQQAAASYDRAFNPEGVKRQIMAILAEPSRVALLNQLRVPTLVVHGTADPLLPVMHGVHLAAHIRGSQLKLIPGLAHRFQEAFKEPLLAAVLPYLQAHREDTSHWAQIEPVAGGNLL, encoded by the coding sequence ATGCATAAGGCTTTTTTATCAATCGCGGCCATGTTGGCCGCGCTTTTGTTCGCGGCGCCGTCATTCTCCGCGCCGCGCTGCGATGTCAATGTGCCGACCGAGCACGTCGATCTGCAGCAAGTCAGCATCGCTTACCAGAGCATCGGTCGGGCTTCGGACCCGGCGTTGTTGCTGGTGATGGGCCTGGGCGGGCAATTGATTCACTGGCCGGACGAAGTGGTGGTCGCGCTGTGTCAGCAAGGCTTCCGGGTGATTCGTTACGACAATCGCGATGTCGGTTTGTCGACCTGGCGTCAGGCGCCGGTCGAGGCCAACCTGACGTTTGAAGTGCTGCGCTACAAACTTGGTTTACCGGTATCGGCGCCGTACAGCCTGACGGACATGGCCGATGACGCATTGGGGTTGATGAGTGCGCTGCACGTCGAACAGTTCCATGTACTGGGTGCCAGCATGGGCGGGATGATCGCCCAGCACATGGCGGCCATGGCGCCGCAACGGGTCGAGAGCCTGACCCTGATCATGACCACTTCCGGGGCCGAAGGCTTGCCGGCGCCGAGTGCGGCGTTGGTGCAATTGTTGTCGCGCCGTGGCGCGCCGAACCGTCAAGTGGCGCTGGAACAGCAGGCCGATCTGCTGGCAGCGCTGGGCAGCCCGGCGGTCAGCGATGATCGCCAGGCGTTGCTGCAACAGGCTGCTGCCTCCTATGACCGGGCCTTCAATCCCGAAGGCGTGAAACGCCAGATCATGGCCATCCTCGCCGAACCGAGCCGGGTGGCGTTGCTCAACCAGTTGCGCGTGCCGACGCTGGTGGTGCACGGCACGGCCGATCCGTTACTGCCGGTGATGCATGGCGTGCATCTGGCGGCACATATTCGTGGCAGTCAGTTGAAACTGATCCCGGGGCTGGCGCACCGTTTTCAGGAAGCGTTCAAGGAACCGTTGCTGGCGGCGGTGTTGCCGTACTTGCAGGCGCATCGTGAGGACACTTCGCACTGGGCGCAGATTGAGCCGGTGGCGGGCGGGAATCTCTTGTAG
- a CDS encoding DsbA family oxidoreductase, with protein sequence MNSTLKIDFVSDVSCPWCVVGLRGLQQALEILRNEVQAEIHFQPFELNPKMGAEGQNIAEHIQEKYGSTPEQSQKNREAIRARGAELGFAFRTDGNSRIYNTFDAHRLLHWAGLEGVQLPLKEALFKAYFTDGGNPSDHAQLVQIAESVGLDRQRAAAILASDEFTDEVREEEQVWLQRGVSSVPTVVFNGQYAVTGGQPVETFVGAIRQIMAEAKGGTVSR encoded by the coding sequence ATGAATTCCACTCTGAAAATCGACTTTGTCAGCGACGTCTCCTGCCCCTGGTGCGTGGTGGGGCTGCGTGGCTTGCAGCAGGCACTGGAAATCCTGCGTAACGAGGTGCAGGCCGAGATCCATTTTCAACCGTTCGAGTTGAATCCGAAGATGGGCGCCGAGGGCCAGAACATCGCTGAACACATTCAAGAGAAGTACGGCTCGACGCCGGAGCAATCGCAGAAGAATCGCGAGGCCATTCGCGCCCGTGGCGCCGAACTCGGATTTGCCTTTCGCACCGATGGCAACAGCCGCATCTACAACACCTTCGATGCGCACCGTTTGCTGCATTGGGCGGGGCTGGAAGGTGTGCAATTGCCGCTGAAGGAGGCGCTGTTCAAAGCGTATTTCACCGATGGCGGCAACCCCTCGGATCACGCGCAGTTGGTGCAGATAGCTGAAAGCGTCGGGCTGGATCGCCAGCGGGCCGCGGCGATTCTGGCCTCGGACGAATTTACTGATGAGGTGCGTGAAGAAGAGCAGGTGTGGCTGCAACGCGGGGTGAGTTCAGTGCCGACGGTGGTCTTCAACGGTCAATACGCGGTGACTGGGGGCCAACCGGTGGAGACGTTTGTCGGGGCGATTCGGCAGATCATGGCCGAAGCCAAGGGCGGCACTGTCAGTCGCTAA